One Paenibacillus riograndensis SBR5 DNA segment encodes these proteins:
- a CDS encoding ribonucleotide-diphosphate reductase subunit beta produces MQLQKIFNTEAPNQSTRIIDGECSGILNWNDIRMPHMYKLYKVLLLNHWIADEIPMSKDAQQFPLLEAEEQRVFKINIGLLAVLDSMQTMFVGDVKRYFTDSSLEAISAIIGQQEVVHNQSYSYVLSSIVSESEQKEIFEYWKHDPVLLERNQFISDIYQEFRDAPSKETFFRAMVADLILEGIFFYSTFAFFYNLARDQKMMATSQMISYIQRDENQHCYFFAEVFKQLLVDFPELNTKENMDYVYRTIDRAVELETNWGYYTLTNVRGIDMNELSDYIKYTANKRLTLMGLEKAYSGVDVNCMPWIKPFSDEALNATKTDFFEAKSRNYGKVGDDNGFDDL; encoded by the coding sequence ATGCAACTGCAAAAGATTTTTAATACCGAAGCCCCGAACCAATCCACCCGCATCATCGACGGGGAATGCTCAGGGATTCTGAATTGGAACGATATCCGCATGCCGCACATGTACAAGCTGTACAAGGTGCTGCTGCTGAACCACTGGATCGCTGATGAAATCCCGATGTCGAAGGATGCACAGCAGTTCCCGCTGCTGGAAGCGGAAGAACAGCGCGTGTTCAAAATCAACATCGGACTGCTGGCGGTGCTCGATTCCATGCAGACGATGTTCGTCGGCGATGTGAAGCGTTATTTTACCGATTCTTCTCTGGAGGCGATTTCGGCCATCATCGGCCAGCAGGAGGTTGTGCACAACCAGTCCTACTCCTACGTCCTTTCTTCTATCGTCTCAGAGAGCGAGCAAAAGGAGATTTTTGAATACTGGAAGCATGATCCGGTGCTGCTGGAACGCAACCAGTTCATCTCGGACATTTATCAAGAGTTCCGCGATGCGCCTTCCAAGGAGACTTTTTTCCGGGCAATGGTGGCTGATTTGATTCTGGAGGGAATTTTCTTTTATAGTACATTTGCCTTCTTCTATAACCTGGCCCGTGACCAGAAAATGATGGCAACCAGCCAGATGATCTCCTACATTCAGCGTGACGAAAATCAGCACTGCTACTTCTTCGCCGAAGTGTTCAAGCAGCTGCTGGTGGATTTTCCTGAGCTGAACACCAAAGAAAACATGGATTATGTCTACCGCACCATCGACCGCGCTGTAGAACTCGAAACCAACTGGGGCTATTACACGCTGACCAACGTGCGCGGCATTGATATGAACGAACTGAGCGACTACATCAAATACACGGCCAACAAGCGTCTGACCCTTATGGGCCTGGAAAAAGCCTACAGCGGCGTTGACGTCAACTGCATGCCATGGATCAAACCCTTCTCCGACGAGGCGCTGAACGCGACCAAAACCGACTTTTTCGAAGCCAAGTCCCGCAACTACGGCAAGGTTGGCGACGACAACGGGTTCGACGATTTATAA
- a CDS encoding ribonucleoside-diphosphate reductase subunit alpha: MPQLVVKPDNRQLAFDEIRLSVYADRILKGLDHLSKETLLRGVQSKLRREEVSGEEISNAFTMSALELVTKEEPDWKFAAARSLLTSLYKKAAVNRRYKAYPDEPYGELYPLITDLVKKGIYREELLSHYTKEQIEELGGCIDYTRDLLFDYIGLLTLSDRYLAHDFDGRVMELPQERYMIIAMFLMHTEPEEKRLELVKEAYWAMSNIYMTAATPTMSNAGKKVAGQLSSCFIDTVDDSLEGIFDSNTDVARLSKMGGGIGVYLGKVRARGSDIRGHKNTSSGVIPWIRQLNNTAVSVDQLGTRKGAVAVYLDVFHKDILAFLDLKLNNGDERMRAHDVFHGVCLPDLFMEAVEARGHWNLFCPHEVKKVMGWKDAKGRALGLEDFYDEQLGQGSFREKYAEATANLELSRITVPAIDIMKRIMKSQLETGTPYMFYRDTVNRSNPNRHQGMVFSSNLCTEIMQNQSATVIESEELVTKDGQTRIVISKVPGDFVVCNLNSIHLARAIPAGVLERLVPIQVRMLDNVIDINNIEVLQAQYTNSQYRAVGLGTFGLHHLLALEGIRWESDEAVEYNNHLYEHINYLVVRSSMELAREKGRYPKFAGSDWETGAYFTSRGYTSGEQEGKYVTTEQWRELQEQVAADGVRNAWMFAIAPNGSTSIIAGSTASIDPLYELLSYEEKTTYKIANPAPDLSEKTIWYYKTAFLIDQNWSIRMASARQRHVDQGQSFNLYVTPDIKATDFLNLHLNAWKGGLKSTYYVRSRALTIEECESCAS; the protein is encoded by the coding sequence ATGCCACAGCTCGTAGTGAAACCCGACAACCGCCAATTGGCTTTTGATGAAATCCGTCTCTCCGTGTACGCCGACCGTATCCTGAAAGGCCTGGATCATCTAAGCAAAGAAACCCTGCTGCGCGGGGTGCAGTCCAAGCTGCGCCGTGAGGAGGTCAGCGGAGAAGAGATCAGTAATGCCTTCACGATGAGCGCGCTTGAGCTGGTTACCAAAGAAGAGCCGGACTGGAAATTCGCCGCTGCGCGTTCACTGCTGACCTCCCTGTACAAAAAAGCTGCCGTCAACCGCCGCTACAAAGCTTACCCGGATGAGCCTTACGGCGAGCTGTATCCGCTGATTACCGATCTGGTGAAAAAGGGCATCTACCGCGAAGAGCTGCTCTCCCACTATACCAAGGAGCAGATTGAGGAGCTTGGCGGCTGCATCGATTACACACGCGACCTGCTGTTCGATTATATCGGCCTCTTGACCCTGTCTGACCGCTATCTGGCTCATGATTTTGACGGGCGCGTCATGGAGCTGCCGCAGGAGCGTTATATGATTATCGCCATGTTCCTCATGCATACCGAGCCGGAAGAGAAACGTCTGGAGCTGGTCAAGGAAGCCTACTGGGCGATGAGCAACATTTATATGACCGCTGCTACCCCTACCATGTCCAATGCGGGTAAAAAGGTCGCCGGACAGCTCTCCAGCTGCTTCATCGACACGGTAGACGATTCGCTCGAAGGCATCTTCGACTCCAACACCGATGTGGCCCGGCTCAGCAAAATGGGCGGAGGCATCGGCGTCTACCTCGGCAAGGTGCGGGCCCGCGGCTCCGATATCCGCGGCCACAAGAACACCAGCTCCGGCGTTATCCCGTGGATCCGCCAGCTGAACAATACCGCGGTCAGCGTCGATCAGCTCGGCACACGCAAGGGCGCCGTCGCCGTCTACCTCGACGTTTTCCATAAAGACATTCTCGCCTTCCTCGACCTGAAGCTGAATAACGGCGACGAGCGGATGCGCGCGCATGACGTATTCCACGGTGTCTGCCTGCCCGATCTGTTCATGGAGGCTGTGGAAGCACGGGGACACTGGAATCTCTTTTGCCCGCATGAAGTGAAGAAGGTAATGGGCTGGAAAGATGCCAAAGGACGCGCACTCGGTCTGGAGGATTTCTATGATGAACAGCTGGGACAGGGCTCATTCCGTGAAAAATATGCCGAAGCCACCGCCAATCTGGAGCTTTCCCGCATCACGGTTCCGGCCATCGACATCATGAAGCGGATTATGAAATCCCAGCTCGAAACCGGCACGCCATATATGTTCTACCGGGACACCGTCAACCGTTCCAACCCGAACCGCCACCAGGGAATGGTCTTCTCCTCTAACCTGTGCACGGAAATTATGCAGAACCAGTCGGCAACGGTTATTGAGAGTGAAGAGCTGGTTACGAAGGACGGACAGACCCGGATCGTGATCTCGAAGGTTCCCGGCGACTTCGTTGTCTGCAATCTGAATTCCATTCACCTGGCCCGCGCTATTCCGGCAGGCGTGCTGGAGCGGCTGGTGCCGATTCAGGTCCGCATGCTCGACAACGTCATCGACATCAACAATATTGAAGTGCTGCAGGCGCAGTACACAAACAGCCAATACCGTGCGGTCGGCCTCGGCACCTTCGGCCTGCATCATCTGCTGGCACTGGAGGGCATCCGCTGGGAGTCCGATGAAGCCGTGGAATACAACAACCATCTGTATGAGCATATCAACTATCTGGTAGTGCGCTCCAGCATGGAGCTGGCCCGTGAGAAGGGCCGCTATCCGAAGTTCGCCGGTTCCGATTGGGAGACCGGGGCCTACTTCACCTCGCGCGGCTATACCAGCGGCGAACAGGAAGGCAAATACGTGACTACAGAGCAGTGGCGTGAGCTGCAGGAGCAGGTGGCTGCGGACGGCGTGCGCAACGCCTGGATGTTCGCGATTGCCCCGAACGGCTCGACCTCGATCATCGCCGGCTCCACAGCCAGCATCGATCCGCTGTATGAGCTGCTCTCCTATGAGGAGAAAACCACCTACAAGATCGCCAACCCGGCACCGGATCTGTCCGAGAAGACGATCTGGTACTATAAAACGGCGTTCCTGATCGACCAGAACTGGTCCATCCGCATGGCCTCGGCCCGCCAGCGCCATGTTGACCAGGGCCAGAGCTTCAACCTGTACGTGACGCCGGACATCAAGGCCACCGATTTCCTGAACCTGCACCTGAACGCCTGGAAGGGCGGATTGAAGTCGACGTATTATGTACGGAGCCGTGCTTTAACTATAGAAGAGTGTGAGTCTTGCGCGAGCTAA
- the nrdG gene encoding anaerobic ribonucleoside-triphosphate reductase activating protein, which yields MNICGYYPESINEGEGMRAVLFLSGCRHRCPGCFNPKTWNFNYGEPFTLERQREIIAEMAANPLLDGLTLAGGDPFFSAEEAAGFIQELRSVLPDYSVWIYTGYTYEELTAAPGSPEWNLLALCQVVIDGRFVEELKDTTLPYRGSSNQRIIDIQASLAGTEIVHWQPAVL from the coding sequence ATGAATATATGCGGCTACTACCCGGAATCGATCAACGAAGGAGAGGGCATGCGGGCCGTCCTCTTCCTCAGCGGCTGCCGTCACCGCTGCCCGGGCTGCTTCAACCCGAAGACCTGGAATTTCAACTACGGCGAGCCGTTCACCTTGGAGCGCCAGCGGGAGATTATCGCCGAGATGGCGGCAAATCCGCTGCTGGACGGACTGACGCTGGCGGGCGGCGACCCTTTTTTCTCGGCAGAGGAGGCTGCGGGCTTCATTCAGGAGCTGCGCAGCGTGCTGCCGGACTATTCCGTATGGATTTACACCGGCTATACCTATGAGGAGCTTACAGCGGCTCCGGGCTCACCCGAATGGAACCTGCTGGCTCTGTGTCAGGTCGTGATTGACGGGCGTTTTGTGGAAGAGCTCAAAGACACCACCCTCCCCTACCGGGGAAGCAGCAACCAGCGGATTATTGATATTCAGGCCAGCCTTGCCGGTACGGAAATCGTACATTGGCAGCCGGCAGTCTTATAA
- a CDS encoding anaerobic ribonucleoside triphosphate reductase — MTLLEKRYNGGQAAQEVLLEEVIHLGRDIIDSRDLDLLRENANLNGESFSGKMSKFGSEYSKWYARNFTMPPQLVQATLDNVVYVHDLDQYAIGTTNCIFIPFEQLLREGFNTGNGSVRPPNSIMTAMSLVAIIFQSQQNAQYGGVSANKLDFDLAPYVTKSFAKLFRKGLEYFEEGTAGEIGGEVTMSRSDLAEQYPRAFRFALKETESETLQAAESMIHNLNTMSSRSGGQIPFTSINYGTCTSPEGQLVISSLLMATMNGLGSGETPVFPIQIFKCKQGVNQQQGDPNYELFLKAAECSARRLYPNFANLDAPLNLQYYDPADPDTEFATMGCRTRVLGDRFGRNHCSGKGNLSFNTLNLVRLGLAYGIATGRRLAADEEGFYDDLNHYMDIALEGLLHRFRIQASQKAKASDFMMREGVWEGGKALAPEDSVGELLKHGSLSIGFIGMAECMKAMYGKHHGEDMEIHAKALAIVRHMREYCDRKSEELNLNITLFATPAEGLSGKFTKVDRKVIGSIPGVTDREYYTNSFHIPVYYELSAAQKISLEAPFHEYCNAGAISYVELNGNARSNPAAFVKIIRYALEQQVSYFSINHPIDRCSDCGYEGVIGTNCPSCGAHENDVHIRRLRRVTGYLTGDYQTRFNAAKQAEVRDRVKHL, encoded by the coding sequence ATGACGCTGCTGGAGAAACGGTACAACGGTGGACAAGCTGCACAGGAGGTTCTTTTGGAGGAAGTGATCCATTTGGGGCGCGATATTATCGACAGCCGGGATTTGGATCTGCTGCGCGAAAATGCGAATTTGAACGGTGAGAGCTTTTCCGGCAAAATGAGCAAGTTCGGCAGTGAGTATTCCAAGTGGTATGCCCGCAACTTCACGATGCCGCCGCAGCTCGTGCAGGCTACCCTCGATAATGTGGTGTATGTCCACGATCTGGACCAATACGCGATCGGAACCACCAACTGCATCTTTATCCCGTTCGAGCAGCTTCTCCGCGAAGGCTTCAACACCGGCAACGGCAGCGTTCGTCCACCCAACTCGATTATGACTGCGATGTCGCTGGTGGCGATTATTTTCCAGTCGCAGCAGAATGCCCAATACGGCGGCGTATCCGCCAACAAGCTGGATTTTGATCTGGCTCCTTATGTGACCAAGTCCTTCGCCAAGCTGTTCCGCAAGGGACTGGAATATTTCGAAGAAGGTACAGCCGGAGAGATCGGCGGGGAAGTCACTATGAGCCGCAGCGATCTGGCGGAGCAGTATCCGCGGGCCTTCCGCTTTGCGCTGAAGGAGACGGAAAGTGAAACGCTTCAGGCCGCAGAGAGCATGATACATAACCTTAATACAATGTCCAGCCGGTCGGGCGGACAGATTCCTTTTACCAGCATCAACTACGGCACCTGCACCTCTCCTGAAGGGCAGCTGGTCATCAGCTCGCTGCTGATGGCCACGATGAACGGTCTGGGCAGCGGCGAAACGCCGGTGTTCCCGATCCAGATCTTCAAATGCAAGCAGGGCGTGAACCAGCAGCAGGGCGATCCGAACTACGAGCTGTTCCTCAAGGCGGCGGAATGTTCCGCCCGCAGACTGTATCCGAACTTCGCCAATCTGGATGCGCCGCTCAATCTGCAATATTACGATCCGGCTGATCCGGATACCGAATTTGCCACGATGGGCTGCCGCACACGGGTGCTGGGCGACCGCTTCGGACGCAACCACTGCTCCGGCAAAGGCAACCTGTCCTTCAATACGCTCAATCTGGTGCGGCTGGGACTGGCCTACGGCATTGCCACAGGACGCCGCCTTGCCGCCGACGAAGAAGGCTTCTATGACGATCTGAACCATTACATGGACATCGCTCTGGAAGGTCTGCTTCACCGCTTCCGCATCCAGGCCTCCCAGAAGGCCAAGGCTTCCGATTTCATGATGCGCGAAGGCGTCTGGGAAGGCGGCAAAGCGCTCGCTCCCGAAGATAGTGTAGGCGAGCTGCTGAAGCATGGCAGCCTGTCGATTGGCTTCATCGGCATGGCGGAATGCATGAAGGCCATGTACGGCAAGCATCACGGCGAGGACATGGAGATCCACGCCAAGGCGCTGGCCATTGTCCGCCACATGCGGGAATACTGCGACCGCAAGAGCGAGGAGCTGAACCTCAACATTACGCTGTTCGCCACACCGGCTGAAGGCCTGTCCGGCAAATTCACCAAAGTGGACCGCAAGGTGATCGGCTCGATTCCGGGCGTCACCGACCGTGAATATTATACGAACTCTTTCCATATCCCGGTCTACTATGAGCTGAGCGCCGCACAAAAAATCAGCCTGGAAGCCCCGTTCCATGAATACTGCAATGCCGGCGCAATCTCTTATGTAGAGCTGAACGGCAATGCCCGCAGCAACCCGGCGGCTTTTGTGAAGATCATCCGTTATGCGCTGGAGCAGCAGGTCAGCTACTTCAGCATCAATCACCCGATAGACCGCTGCTCGGACTGCGGCTACGAAGGCGTGATCGGCACGAACTGCCCTTCCTGCGGCGCGCATGAGAACGATGTGCATATCCGCCGCCTGCGCCGGGTAACCGGCTATCTGACCGGCGACTACCAGACCCGCTTCAATGCCGCCAAGCAAGCCGAAGTAAGGGACCGCGTTAAGCATCTATGA
- a CDS encoding MTH1187 family thiamine-binding protein, whose amino-acid sequence MAIGEVTVIPIGTGSTSLSSYVADMQRVLETVEGITYELTSMGTIIEGPLARILAAVEALHESPFTAGAQRVSTSLKIDDRRDKPSTSRSKLESVERKLQAD is encoded by the coding sequence ATGGCGATTGGCGAAGTAACTGTAATTCCGATTGGTACAGGCAGCACCAGCCTCAGCAGCTATGTGGCTGACATGCAGCGCGTGCTGGAGACGGTGGAAGGCATTACCTACGAGCTGACATCCATGGGCACCATTATCGAAGGTCCGCTGGCGCGGATTCTGGCGGCCGTCGAAGCGCTGCACGAGTCCCCTTTTACTGCCGGAGCACAGCGGGTATCCACCTCGCTCAAGATTGATGACCGGCGGGATAAGCCGTCCACAAGCCGCAGCAAGCTGGAATCGGTGGAACGCAAGCTGCAGGCGGATTAA
- a CDS encoding sugar phosphate isomerase/epimerase family protein, whose protein sequence is MAAIKQQIGIQMYTLRDRAEKDFLGTLRKVAEIGYKSVEFAGYFGVSAAELRKTLDELGLSAPSAHVGLDFSSLENMQSALSREIEYAREVGLEYLITPSAPLPEQPALDDVLALIPFFEKASELVRAAGLKYGYHNHDFEFKQVNGQAVIDIWLERIPAEHMVAEFDLGWVHVGGAVPAEYISRYAGRVPLVHIKDFGAGHEEADLGKGQVDFDSVFKAADEAGIQHYIVEQEVFASSSLESARLALDYFRKRGML, encoded by the coding sequence ATGGCGGCTATCAAACAGCAGATCGGGATACAGATGTACACGCTGCGGGACAGGGCGGAGAAGGATTTTCTGGGGACGCTGCGCAAGGTGGCGGAGATCGGGTACAAATCGGTGGAATTTGCCGGGTATTTTGGCGTATCAGCTGCAGAACTGCGCAAAACGCTGGATGAGCTTGGACTGTCGGCCCCCTCAGCGCATGTAGGGCTGGATTTCAGCAGTCTGGAGAATATGCAATCGGCCTTATCCAGAGAGATCGAATATGCCCGGGAGGTGGGGCTGGAGTATCTTATCACACCTTCTGCGCCTCTTCCGGAGCAGCCTGCGCTGGACGATGTGCTGGCTCTGATTCCATTCTTTGAAAAGGCTTCCGAGCTGGTACGGGCAGCAGGGCTGAAGTACGGATACCACAACCATGACTTTGAGTTCAAGCAGGTCAACGGGCAGGCCGTCATCGACATCTGGCTGGAGCGGATTCCTGCTGAGCATATGGTGGCGGAGTTTGATTTGGGCTGGGTCCATGTGGGCGGTGCGGTACCGGCAGAATATATCTCCCGCTATGCCGGACGCGTGCCTCTGGTCCACATCAAGGATTTCGGCGCAGGCCATGAGGAAGCCGATCTCGGAAAAGGTCAAGTAGACTTCGATAGTGTCTTCAAGGCTGCGGATGAAGCCGGAATTCAGCACTACATCGTGGAGCAGGAGGTTTTCGCATCGTCGTCACTGGAGAGCGCCCGGCTGGCGCTGGATTACTTCCGCAAGCGGGGAATGCTGTAA
- a CDS encoding extracellular solute-binding protein, giving the protein MRKKNRVMAWTALAMTVALFSGCGGGSNTPKTAEGDASAKSAAGPVDIEAAEISWGTSLPADDFIKKALDEQVGVNLKLTLVGDQNDYENQMNVRAASGNLPDLLMATSKAHLQKLAQSGSLLDLTPYLDKLPEYTKFVGDEVLKKGILDSKQYALPKTGQSVSYTYWIRKDWLDNLQLQPPATVDELLEVAKAFTTNDPDKNGKNDTFGLTGTNFQTFDPIFGAYGLTNIFDTSQLFVRDGKVVSTFYQPEMKEALTTIKGFLDAGVVDPEIVSNKGTMAIDKAFQGKVGIINTEWAQIMKDDKVAVWKGANPKAEWIQLAPPKGPTGIANANSLNIGASSGLWVIPKKLESEPEKLNKVLELLNYVSTKEGNRLVQYGVENTHYTLEGDTVKITDKGRSDASFTWLYQFTGRPETDYLKSKFSNLAAYIDFEANLPRIQTLDGFVTSPPGYNPADANRFIEEEMIKFVYGKAKIDSYSKFLETLENTFSYKNYLDTAISQLNELGYGK; this is encoded by the coding sequence ATGAGAAAGAAGAACAGAGTAATGGCGTGGACCGCGTTGGCTATGACTGTCGCGCTTTTCAGCGGCTGCGGCGGCGGGTCCAATACGCCCAAAACCGCAGAAGGCGATGCTTCCGCTAAGTCGGCAGCCGGGCCGGTGGACATCGAAGCAGCCGAAATCAGCTGGGGCACCAGCCTGCCGGCGGATGATTTCATCAAGAAAGCGCTGGATGAACAAGTAGGCGTTAATCTGAAGCTGACACTCGTAGGCGACCAGAACGACTATGAGAATCAAATGAATGTCCGTGCGGCCTCGGGCAATCTCCCCGATCTGCTGATGGCGACCAGCAAAGCCCATCTGCAAAAACTGGCCCAGTCCGGTTCTTTGCTCGACTTGACGCCGTATCTGGACAAACTGCCGGAATACACCAAATTTGTCGGGGATGAGGTGCTGAAGAAAGGCATTCTGGACAGCAAGCAGTATGCATTGCCCAAAACGGGTCAATCAGTCTCCTACACGTATTGGATTCGCAAGGACTGGCTGGATAATCTGCAATTGCAGCCGCCGGCTACCGTGGATGAACTGCTGGAGGTTGCTAAAGCGTTTACAACCAACGATCCGGATAAAAACGGCAAAAACGACACCTTTGGCCTCACCGGCACCAACTTCCAGACCTTTGACCCGATATTCGGCGCTTACGGTCTCACCAATATTTTTGACACCTCGCAGCTGTTTGTCCGTGACGGCAAGGTAGTCAGCACATTCTACCAGCCGGAAATGAAAGAGGCACTCACCACTATCAAAGGTTTTCTCGATGCCGGAGTCGTTGACCCTGAAATTGTAAGCAACAAGGGGACGATGGCCATCGACAAGGCGTTTCAGGGCAAGGTGGGCATCATCAACACCGAATGGGCGCAAATCATGAAAGACGACAAGGTAGCCGTCTGGAAAGGCGCCAATCCGAAGGCGGAATGGATTCAGCTGGCTCCCCCGAAAGGACCAACCGGCATCGCAAATGCCAATTCTCTGAATATCGGCGCTTCCAGCGGCCTGTGGGTCATCCCCAAAAAGCTGGAAAGCGAGCCTGAAAAGCTGAACAAAGTGCTGGAGCTGCTCAATTATGTATCGACAAAGGAAGGCAACCGGCTGGTTCAGTATGGGGTGGAGAATACCCACTATACGCTGGAAGGCGATACTGTCAAAATTACCGACAAAGGCCGCTCCGACGCTTCGTTCACCTGGCTGTACCAGTTCACAGGCCGCCCGGAAACGGATTATCTGAAATCCAAATTCAGCAATCTGGCCGCCTATATTGACTTTGAAGCCAACCTGCCGCGCATCCAGACACTGGACGGCTTTGTGACCAGCCCTCCGGGCTACAACCCGGCCGACGCCAACCGCTTCATTGAAGAAGAAATGATCAAATTTGTCTATGGCAAAGCCAAGATCGACAGCTACAGCAAGTTTCTGGAGACGCTGGAAAACACGTTCAGCTACAAGAACTATCTCGATACGGCGATCAGCCAATTGAATGAACTCGGTTACGGGAAATAA
- a CDS encoding carbohydrate ABC transporter permease — MVNAKSDKLFNTVVYLLLAAVAVVAIFPLLYVISMSLTPYSEVIKNGGFVVIPRSISFEAYQRILADPALGRSMLVTVFVTVTGTAINMILTTMAAYPLSRRNLRGRTFFLLFIVITMLFNGGLIPTYLVVRSLGMLDTLWSLIIPGAIATFNVLIMKSFFENLPEELFESAKIDGAKEFRILWQIVIPLSIPSIMTVGLFYMVGHWNSFFSAILYITDVKLHPLQVVIRNMLLLTQSNELQAEVTVPTAAMQMAAVIAGSLPIIVVYPFIQKHFTKGMLLGAIKG, encoded by the coding sequence ATGGTAAACGCCAAATCCGATAAATTATTTAACACCGTGGTCTATCTCCTGCTTGCAGCAGTGGCGGTAGTGGCAATCTTCCCGCTGCTCTATGTCATTTCAATGTCGCTGACGCCATACAGCGAAGTCATCAAAAACGGAGGTTTTGTCGTCATTCCGCGCAGCATTTCTTTTGAAGCTTACCAGCGGATTTTGGCCGACCCGGCGCTTGGCCGATCCATGCTGGTCACGGTGTTTGTCACAGTGACCGGCACCGCCATCAACATGATTCTGACAACGATGGCCGCCTATCCGCTCAGCCGCAGGAATTTGCGCGGAAGGACCTTCTTCCTGCTGTTTATCGTCATCACCATGCTGTTCAACGGCGGCCTGATTCCAACCTATCTGGTTGTCCGCTCGCTGGGGATGCTGGATACCCTATGGTCGCTCATTATTCCGGGGGCAATCGCCACCTTCAACGTGCTTATTATGAAAAGCTTTTTTGAGAATCTGCCGGAAGAGCTGTTTGAATCGGCCAAAATAGACGGGGCCAAGGAATTCCGCATTTTATGGCAGATTGTCATTCCGTTGTCGATTCCATCCATAATGACGGTTGGCCTGTTCTATATGGTCGGCCACTGGAATTCTTTTTTCTCGGCGATTCTGTATATTACCGACGTGAAGCTGCATCCGCTGCAGGTGGTCATCCGCAATATGCTCCTGCTGACTCAATCGAATGAGCTGCAGGCCGAGGTTACCGTCCCGACAGCAGCCATGCAGATGGCGGCGGTCATTGCCGGAAGCCTGCCAATTATCGTGGTGTACCCGTTTATCCAGAAGCATTTTACCAAAGGGATGCTCCTGGGAGCGATCAAGGGATAA
- a CDS encoding ABC transporter permease has product MTRNKTAESPLRQAWIRIWGMRALYLMLLPCLIWYFVFKYLPMYGVIISFKDYSFTDGILHSPWADPWYKYFKMFFDSPYFLQLMSNTLLISLYKLVFGMLPSIILAILFHECRVMWLKRWVQTLSYMPHFLSWIIIYGISVAFFSETTGLVNRWITEAGGSSISFLGSTEWFRSMLVSTEIWKDIGWGAIVYLAAISGIDPTLFEAARVDGASRLRMIWHITLPGIRNVIILLLILKIGSIMDAGFEQIYVFYNPRVYEVGDIIDTWVYRTGLEQMNFSLATTVGLFKSAIGFVLVLGANKLAKRWGGGIW; this is encoded by the coding sequence ATGACAAGGAACAAGACAGCAGAGTCACCGCTGCGTCAGGCATGGATCAGGATATGGGGAATGCGGGCGTTGTACCTGATGCTGCTTCCCTGCCTAATCTGGTATTTTGTATTCAAATACTTGCCGATGTACGGCGTCATTATCTCCTTCAAGGACTATAGTTTTACGGACGGCATCCTGCACAGCCCCTGGGCCGACCCGTGGTACAAGTATTTCAAAATGTTTTTTGATTCTCCGTATTTCTTACAGCTTATGTCCAATACCCTGCTGATCAGCTTATACAAGCTGGTGTTCGGGATGCTGCCTTCGATCATTCTGGCGATTCTGTTCCACGAATGCCGGGTGATGTGGCTGAAGCGGTGGGTCCAGACATTAAGCTATATGCCGCATTTTTTGTCCTGGATTATCATTTACGGCATTTCGGTGGCTTTCTTTTCGGAGACGACCGGGCTGGTCAACCGCTGGATTACAGAAGCGGGCGGCTCGTCCATCTCTTTCCTCGGCTCAACGGAATGGTTCCGCAGCATGCTGGTCTCGACTGAAATCTGGAAGGATATCGGCTGGGGCGCAATCGTCTATTTGGCTGCGATCAGCGGGATCGACCCGACGCTGTTCGAAGCGGCCAGGGTAGACGGCGCCAGCCGGCTGCGGATGATTTGGCATATTACACTTCCCGGTATCCGCAATGTCATCATCCTGCTCCTGATCCTCAAAATCGGCAGCATCATGGACGCCGGATTTGAGCAAATCTATGTTTTCTACAACCCGCGCGTATATGAGGTCGGCGATATTATTGATACCTGGGTATACCGGACCGGTCTGGAGCAAATGAACTTTAGTCTGGCGACCACGGTAGGATTGTTCAAATCAGCTATTGGCTTTGTGCTGGTGCTGGGGGCCAACAAGCTGGCTAAACGATGGGGGGGCGGAATATGGTAA